CGTGTGTCCCTCGCTGGTGGCAACGAGACCTTCGCCCGACGCGCGCCGCGACGGAGCAAGACCCGACGCATGTACGCCACCAGTTCGACGCTCACCTCTCCGCCCGTTAGCCCCTTCTGACCGGTCATCGCGGTCAACCGCAGTGTATGACGCTTCACGCCGCCAACTGCGGAGTTGTGCAGCCTGCGTAGCGAGACACGCAGCCCGGTTCGTCGGGCACGATGGAGCAACTGAGCGCGACTCATCCCGTTCCAGCACTCGCCGACGAACGATGCAATTGCTGGTGGCAGCGCCTCGGGAGCACAGCCAACTGGCAATGCAATCGCGACAAGTTCAAGGCGGTCACCCATCGCGCGCATCGCCTGTATGTATGCATAAGTGGCTGGCGCGAGCCGGCCACCGCGGGAGGAGTCTCGTCACTTCCCGCCCGGCCACCATGCCTGTGGTTGCGGCGCGTCGATCGCGTAGTCCTCGAGCCGCTTGCCCACGAGCCAGCGTGGGCGCCTGCCCTGCCCGACCACTTGTTGCCGGTGACCGGGTCAAAGTATTTCGCAGGCAACTGCGCAGGCCGGTCATAGCCGAGCGCGCGGCGCACTTCCTGTTCGGTGATGCCGAGCATCGCCACGTCCTCCCGGAATTTCGCCAATGTTGCCGCGACTTTGCCGGCGGGCGCATCGGCCAACAGATCGTTCACGCGGCCGAGTTCAGCCCGCAGCGGCTTCAGGTCGGGTTTCGGTTCAGACATGGACCCTTGGGTGTAAGGCCGGCGGGCGGCAACCGTCAGATTCTAGCGTCGGCGCGAGCCGCTAGAAAGATGCCCGTGCCACCACGCCGGCCGGACGGCCCGTGCCCTGAAACATTAACCGGCTCACCGTCGAGCCAAGCAACGTGCGTTCGGCACCAGCCGTCGTTTAATGGAGGTACGTTTCGGAGAACCTATTGTTGTTTGTGAACATCTTCAAGCATGATAATTGTTATTATCATGCTTGCGTTTGATCGCTAAAATATGGGTAATTCCCGTCGAACCTCACTCCGGAGGCCGTTTGCGAAACGATTCCACGCCGCCCGATACGTCTGCTGCCGCTCTGACCGAGCGCCTGCGAATCTTTATCTACAGCGCAGCCCTGCCCGTCAGCCGGCTCGCCCTCGACGTCGAGGGCGCTGAGCGGTTTTCAGCCTTCGGCGACGAAGGCTCTCCTCAGATGCAGCTCGTGCGCGCCATGCCACCGTTTACGCCAGCGGCCGCCGAAATCGTCAATGCGATGGTGGACGCATTCGGCGCCGATCTGTTCACGGACAGGCTTGAAGGTCGGTTGCAGGCGGTGATTCGCTTCGGTCCCGTTCGTTTCGCCCACGTCATCCTCGCTTTCGAGGCACGGTTTCCCTCTCGCCCGCTGTCGGCGCTGGCGACGCGTTTCCAACAGATCCTCGACCGCCACCCCGAAACCGGCTACGCCGATGCGCATCTGGCTCTCAGTCAGATCGGTCTGCCGGTGGGCGGCCCCAACGCCCGATGAGTGCGATTGCCTCAGCGCCGAAGGCGTATGCGTGTTTTAACCGAGGCTGAGCGTTAGTTGCGTGAGGAGCAGCGTTGTCCGAAACCCTTGACCGCCAACGCCTGTACACCGCGAAAGATTTCGCGGCACTGCGAGCCTTCGTCCAGCGCCTGCCGCCGGCCGTCATCGCGCGCACCTATTTCAACGAGGACTACGACCCGCACGCTGCCACACCAGGAGCGACCGAACGCTATCTGCGAGACATGCTGGCCACGCTCGTTGAGCTGGCGATTGATCATGGGTCCCCTGTACTCGCCGATCACCTGAAAGCCTCCATCCGCCGGCACGGGAGCGCGCGCCTTACCGCTGTCTCCCTGAAGATGGTCGAGGACGCAGCACGTCTCGCAGCGGCACGACCGGCTGCAGGACACGGCATCGGGATGTGGTTCCGACCGTTGGTCACCCGCTATCTCCACATGCGCGGCGTGTCGACGCTCGAAAACCTTGTCGCGTACTGCAACGCACGAGGCGGCAGCTGGTGGCGCTCCGTTCCCCGGATCGGCCCGGGCCGCGCGCGGGCGATCGTGGGATGGTTGCGCCGACACGAGCGAGATATCGGCCTTCACGTCGACGCAGACGTGGATCTTGACGATCCACTTGTCGCGCCCGACGCGGAGATCGTCGCCATCGGCGGCACGGCTGACGTGCTGGCTCCGCTCGAGCGCATGGCGCTACGCGAAGTGCTCGATGGCTCCGCCGGCATCAACCGATCAACTGCCTTCCCGTACATTGCCGCGCATAACGACCTGGCCGCCGTTCGTGCGTGGTTGCATCTCTATCGCGATCGACCGAAGACACTGCGCGCCTATACCAAAGAGGTTGAGCGATTCTTGCTGTGGGCTGTCACCGTCCGTGGGAAGGCGCTCAGCTCCCTGCTCGTCGATGATTGCGAAGCCTACAAGGATTTTCTGAAGCTGCCCTCCCCGTCATTCATCGGCGCGCGAGCACCGCGCTCGTCGCGCCGGTGGCGACCTTTCGCGAGTGACCAACTAAGTCCCGAGTCCCAGGTATACGCGGTTCGCGTTCTCCGCGCCGCCTTCGCGTGGCTCGTCGACATGCGTTACTTGGCGGGAAATCCTTGGAAAGGTGTCAGGGACCCGGAGACTATCCGGCGCGAGGGAGAGATTCAGATCGAGCGTGCGTTGAACGGCGAGCTGTGGTCCGATGTTCGCGCTCATGTTCGACGCAGGTGCGCCGCAGCGGAGAGCCAGCGCTGGCGTATCGTGCACGCATTGATGTTGCTGATGGGTGACTCTGGCCTGCGGCGTGAAGAAGCGGCGGCCGCACGACGCGAGCGCCTCCAGCCGTACGTCAGCGACAGTAATGTGGAAGTCTGGGCTTTGACGATCGTCGGCAAGCGCAACCGGGAGCGCACCGTTCCCGTCAGTGTCGAGACCGTCGACGCGCTGCGCGCGCACTGGCAGGACAGGGGTGACGACTTTGATGTCCCTGCCGCTGCCGGCCCCCTGCTGTCACCGCTGATTATTCCTCACACCGAGGCAGCGCGCCGCAAGCATGTCAGCGGCGAACGCATGCCCTACGAGAGCAACCATCTCTACCGATTGATCGAGTGGTTGCGCGCACGCCTACTTGCTGAACTCCAGAATCTTTCGCCCGCAACGCACGCTCAGCTTGAGCAAACGACGCCGCACGCCTTTCGCCACACCTTTGGCACGTTGGCGGCCGCTAACGACGTGCCACTCGACGTCGTTCAGCGCGTCCTCGGGCACCGGTCGATTCAGACGACATCCATCTATCTACAGGCGGAAAAGCGGCGCATGATGACCGAAGTCGGCGCTATGTTTGGCCGCCGCCTCGAGTCCGAAAACCAGCGGCCTGCCAACGGTGTCTCCGAGCCTATCGACGTAGCGTCGGACATCTAGCGGTCTCCTCACGGGCTCCAACTTACCCGGCGAGCCGCTTCTGCGCCAGCAGCAACCAATAATGGGTCACGG
The sequence above is a segment of the Paraburkholderia acidisoli genome. Coding sequences within it:
- a CDS encoding phage integrase family protein — its product is MSETLDRQRLYTAKDFAALRAFVQRLPPAVIARTYFNEDYDPHAATPGATERYLRDMLATLVELAIDHGSPVLADHLKASIRRHGSARLTAVSLKMVEDAARLAAARPAAGHGIGMWFRPLVTRYLHMRGVSTLENLVAYCNARGGSWWRSVPRIGPGRARAIVGWLRRHERDIGLHVDADVDLDDPLVAPDAEIVAIGGTADVLAPLERMALREVLDGSAGINRSTAFPYIAAHNDLAAVRAWLHLYRDRPKTLRAYTKEVERFLLWAVTVRGKALSSLLVDDCEAYKDFLKLPSPSFIGARAPRSSRRWRPFASDQLSPESQVYAVRVLRAAFAWLVDMRYLAGNPWKGVRDPETIRREGEIQIERALNGELWSDVRAHVRRRCAAAESQRWRIVHALMLLMGDSGLRREEAAAARRERLQPYVSDSNVEVWALTIVGKRNRERTVPVSVETVDALRAHWQDRGDDFDVPAAAGPLLSPLIIPHTEAARRKHVSGERMPYESNHLYRLIEWLRARLLAELQNLSPATHAQLEQTTPHAFRHTFGTLAAANDVPLDVVQRVLGHRSIQTTSIYLQAEKRRMMTEVGAMFGRRLESENQRPANGVSEPIDVASDI